A genomic window from Glycine soja cultivar W05 chromosome 10, ASM419377v2, whole genome shotgun sequence includes:
- the LOC114372132 gene encoding probable transcription factor At3g04930, translating into MESDLNDAVFPEEDLDDDDDDETPEDEEDYDDETEPPPFVLAVVAVAPPASTASETLDTTLIPISAVADSSLKPLHPELIEEKKALDDSRRLFQRLWTDEDEIGLLQGFLDYTAQRGSSHHSDTALFYDQIKSKLQLGFNKNQLVEKLRRLKKKYRNVVTKISSGKDVSFKSPHDKATFEISRRIWSNTAPISGPVEDDDEINPNPNFGNSAKTPISRKRSRPQKRELNDGSTLNRDNNCIGNNNNNSNSNNNNNNENCNGRHNLQGLIEETVKSCVSPVLKELVCGTGGMGLGRGFGVGGGLALNSLQTQMTMPMTLLNLRIGETTMDEKWRKQQILELEVYSKRLELVQNEIKVALEELRSAGGV; encoded by the coding sequence ATGGAATCCGATCTAAACGACGCCGTTTTCCCCGAAGAAGATctcgacgacgacgacgacgatgAAACTCCAGAGGACGAAGAGGACTACGACGACGAAACCGAACCCCCTCCCTTCGTCCTCGCCGTCGTAGCAGTCGCGCCGCCCGCTTCCACCGCCTCCGAAACACTCGACACCACGTTGATCCCGATCTCCGCCGTCGCCGATTCCTCACTGAAACCACTGCACCCGGAGCTAATCGAGGAGAAAAAAGCGCTGGACGATTCGCGGCGACTGTTCCAGCGTCTGTGGACGGACGAGGACGAGATCGGGCTCTTGCAGGGGTTTCTGGACTACACGGCGCAGCGAGGATCCTCTCACCACAGCGATACCGCCTTGTTCTACGACCAAATCAAGTCGAAGCTCCAACTCGGCTTCAACAAGAACCAGCTCGTCGAGAAGCTCCGAAGGCTGAAGAAGAAGTACCGCAACGTCGTCACCAAAATCAGCTCCGgcaaggatgtctccttcaagaGCCCTCACGACAAAGCCACCTTCGAAATCTCACGCAGGATATGGAGCAACACCGCTCCAATAAGCGGTCCCGTCGAAGACGACGACGAAATCAACCCTAACCCTAATTTCGGCAATTCCGCGAAGACACCTATCTCGCGGAAGCGGTCGCGGCCTCAGAAGCGCGAGTTGAACGACGGTTCAACATTGAATAGAGATAATAATTGTATtggcaataataataataatagcaatagtaataataataataataatgagaatTGTAATGGTAGGCATAACTTACAGGGTTTGATTGAAGAGACGGTTAAGAGTTGCGTGTCGCCGGTGTTGAAGGAGTTGGTGTGTGGTACTGGTGGCATGGGATTGGGAAGAGGGTTTGGAGTTGGAGGAGGGCTTGCATTGAATTCCTTGCAAACTCAAATGACAATGCCAATGACTTTATTGAATTTGAGGATTGGGGAAACAACGATGGATGAGAAGTGGAGGAAGCAACAGATTTTGGAGCTGGAAGTGTATTCCAAGCGTTTGGAATTGGTGCAGAATGAGATCAAGGTTGCTCTCGAGGAGTTGCGATCAGCTGGAGGAGTATAA
- the LOC114371763 gene encoding probable transcription factor At5g28040, translating into MSVSTFVGFEFPSFESAHPEMLGRWGRVERWDRVVGDCVVEIRGTEGGEAVYKGVVEGSENHQMHNCHKRTNGYLDTLICEKRKCDISSTMLSRLVSWILSPSSSEEEEEILDIIKDNDINHENDQKFNVEDDKNDHFLNSCDVDDTIPIALAVPNASPAVTVAFPANDERNTVPTTATVATIVTRSKGQRNAKYSGMVRQYQRLWTKEDEMELLKGYLDYVKQHRKETTTLQNVVVSLYDHVRPKLNIDFNRNQLVEKLRRLKRKHKLALGKGKDKEVPFRNPQEQAIFEISHKIWANDTDNIIVQDALDGDESGHTPESHDHVGNVKVKIEQVDNSDEIGNRVPKRLRLDDADDMNRTNDQNNGDSIQGFIEDTMRSCFSPLLKEVLDEAQEESLPELEAIPMPLCSGEVDHEQWRKRRILELEVYVKRLELLQNQIKSRLEELRSS; encoded by the exons ATGTCAGTTTCTACATTTGTAGGCTTTGAATTCCCCAGTTTTGAAAGTGCTCATCCTGAAATGTTGGGTCGGTGGGGGAGGGTGGAAAGGTGGGATAGGGTGGTGGGTGATTGTGTTGTTGAAATTCGTGGGACCGAAGGAGGAGAAGCTGTGTACAAGGGAGTTGTGGAGGGAAGTGAAAATCAT CAAATGCACAACTGCCATAAACGAACAAACGGCTACCTTGACACTCTAATATGCGAAAAAAGGAAATGTGATATCTCCTCAACAATGCTTTCCCGGTTGGTTTCTTGGATCTTGTCGCCCTCCTcttctgaagaagaagaagaaatccttGACATCATCAAAGATAATGACATTAACCATGAAAACGACCAAAAGTTCAACGTAGAAGATGACAAGAACGACCATTTTCTTAACTCATGCGATGTGGACGACACCATTCCCATTGCACTTGCCGTTCCCAATGCCTCCCCCGCCGTGACAGTGGCCTTCCCGGCCAATGACGAAAGAAACACCGTCCCAACCACCGCCACTGTGGCCACTATAGTAACACGCTCAAAAGGGCAGCGCAACGCCAAGTATTCCGGAATGGTGAGACAATACCAAAGGCTGTGGACGAAGGAGGATGAGATGGAACTGTTGAAGGGATACCTTGATTACGTCAAGCAGCATAGAAAGGAAACCACCACCCTTCAAAACGTCGTAGTTTCATTGTATGATCACGTAAGGCCCAAACTAAACATCGATTTCAACAGAAACCAGCTTGTTGAGAAACTGCGTAGGTTAAAGAGAAAACACAAGTTGGCTTTGGGAAAAGGCAAGGACAAGGAGGTTCCCTTTAGGAACCCCCAGGAGCAGGCCATTTTTGAAATTTCCCACAAGATTTGGGCCAATGACACAGATAATATAATAGTCCAAGATGCCTTGGATGGTGATGAATCAGGACACACTCCTGAAAGTCATGATCATGTTGGCAACGTCAAGGTGAAGATTGAACAAGTTGACAACAGTGATGAAATAGGCAATAGAGTGCCAAAGCGGTTGCGGCTAGATGATGCAGACGATATGAACAGAACAAATGACCAGAACAATGGTGATAGCATACAAGGCTTCATTGAGGACACCATGAGGTCCTGTTTCTCACCATTGCTGAAGGAAGTGTTGGATGAAGCACAGGAAGAGTCACTTCCTGAGTTGGAGGCAATCCCAATGCCGCTATGCTCCGGGGAAGTGGACCATGAACAATGGAGAAAACGGAGGATTTTGGAGTTGGAGGTGTATGTGAAGCGGTTGGAGTTGTTGCAGAATCAGATCAAGTCTAGATTGGAAGAGTTGCGATCTAGCTGA